In Deltaproteobacteria bacterium, one DNA window encodes the following:
- a CDS encoding DUF4340 domain-containing protein codes for MTQVQRSLVGLGAMLAIAGGLGFAAWKSKHTDEEKKQAEEKASTVIDFDPAKATALTVTAKDETTVLAKGAEGWRITAPLEVGADPETLRSTLTRLSSLRRKSIVDEHPTDLAKYGLDRPVARLQVTWPGGSAELSLGDVNDYAGGEYARLGGQDAVILLEGNHQPVLARGTFELRDKRLMDIDPEQVKLIDVDAPPDRYTLKRDAEGWKVIAPKVEKADLAVVENVLGVALNARATAIASESDSALDTFGLGTPMASISVTGADGKSVTLGFGQASPTGEKREYAHASSGHAVAQVPLDAHARLHQSMEALEDKTLSHVAREDVAAMQFTTPKGEKVLLQRKHEKDDAGADVDTWSVLAPKPGPAKKWKMGQLLTLFANLKGTAVVGQAPADLAKFGLDKPTREASAQDGNGKSLASITFGKEENGKVYAVASGDPRIFAVDVGKANQFPKSGDDVVDEPPAQAAKN; via the coding sequence ATGACCCAGGTTCAGCGCTCGCTCGTGGGACTCGGCGCGATGCTCGCGATCGCGGGCGGGCTGGGCTTCGCGGCGTGGAAGAGCAAGCACACCGACGAAGAGAAGAAGCAGGCCGAGGAGAAGGCCTCGACGGTGATCGACTTCGACCCGGCGAAGGCCACGGCGCTCACCGTCACCGCGAAGGACGAGACCACGGTGCTCGCGAAAGGCGCCGAGGGCTGGCGCATCACCGCGCCGCTCGAGGTCGGAGCGGATCCGGAGACGCTTCGGTCGACGCTGACGCGGCTCTCGAGCCTGCGGCGCAAGTCGATCGTGGACGAGCACCCCACGGACCTCGCCAAGTACGGCCTCGACCGGCCGGTGGCGCGGCTTCAGGTCACCTGGCCGGGCGGCTCGGCGGAGCTCTCCCTGGGCGACGTGAACGACTACGCCGGCGGCGAGTACGCGCGGCTCGGCGGCCAGGACGCGGTGATCCTCCTCGAGGGGAACCACCAGCCGGTGCTCGCGCGCGGCACCTTCGAGCTGAGAGACAAGCGGCTCATGGACATCGACCCCGAGCAGGTGAAGCTCATCGACGTCGACGCGCCGCCCGACCGCTACACGCTCAAGCGCGACGCCGAAGGCTGGAAGGTCATCGCGCCCAAGGTGGAGAAGGCGGATCTCGCCGTCGTCGAGAACGTTCTCGGCGTGGCGCTGAACGCGCGCGCCACCGCCATCGCCAGCGAGAGCGACAGCGCGCTCGACACGTTCGGACTCGGCACGCCGATGGCGTCGATCAGCGTGACCGGCGCCGACGGCAAGTCGGTCACGCTCGGCTTCGGTCAGGCCAGCCCCACGGGCGAGAAACGCGAGTACGCGCACGCGAGCTCGGGTCACGCCGTGGCCCAGGTTCCGCTCGACGCGCACGCGCGGCTGCACCAATCGATGGAGGCGCTCGAGGACAAGACGCTCTCGCACGTCGCACGCGAGGACGTGGCCGCGATGCAGTTCACCACGCCCAAGGGTGAGAAGGTGCTGCTCCAGCGCAAGCACGAGAAGGATGACGCCGGCGCCGACGTCGACACCTGGAGCGTCCTCGCGCCCAAGCCCGGCCCGGCGAAGAAGTGGAAGATGGGCCAGCTCCTGACGCTGTTTGCGAACTTGAAGGGCACGGCGGTCGTCGGCCAGGCGCCCGCGGACCTCGCCAAGTTCGGCCTGGACAAGCCCACGCGCGAAGCCAGCGCGCAGGATGGCAACGGCAAGAGCCTCGCGAGCATCACCTTCGGCAAGGAAGAGAACGGAAAGGTCTACGCGGTGGCCAGCGGCGATCCGCGCATCTTCGCGGTCGACGTCGGCAAGGCGAACCAGTTCCCGAAGTCGGGCGACGACGTCGTCGACGAGCCGCCGGCGCAAGCCGCGAAGAACTAG
- a CDS encoding GldG family protein produces MKLAHWGRMAGPVGLVLLLASALTVVVAGDNWLGAINVIAGAGAVTFYLVTNLGQLTEQFTNRGTFYTTVSAVSTALLLGAIIAGNYLAVAHPKTWDVTQNKIHSLSDDTVKTVQGLKEPVEVLAFFKGGEPQAEIWDALFARYKALGDKLVVRTLDPEKEPVLVKEVGLTRGGPHVVVRQGKSDVKVATPTEEDLTNALVKVTHQTQRKIYFLDGHGEAGIDDKTPNGMTQLVERMGNEGLKAAKLPFGNGEVPTDAAAIVIAGPEKPLLPAEVAILRKYLEEGGRVIAMVEPFTPTGLEPLLKDWGVTIDDGVIVDQAGRGKFDNPFAAIGVGYGEHAVVKGFNLVTVYPQAASLSMTPAQGVNATPLVYTLGAMGGSPVTWVETNAGEHSSSPEGKAKVGPLNLAAVASKAAKPGQGQKRSDEGRLIVIGDHDFATNGNFTVLGNGDFALNCLNYMADQSERISIRPRQREASRLFLTATQMGGIRFFATELPIGLLAFGLAIFFNRRAK; encoded by the coding sequence ATGAAGCTCGCGCACTGGGGACGCATGGCAGGGCCGGTGGGGCTGGTGCTCCTCCTGGCGTCTGCGTTGACGGTGGTGGTGGCCGGCGACAACTGGCTCGGCGCCATCAACGTGATCGCCGGGGCCGGCGCGGTGACCTTCTACCTGGTCACCAACCTGGGACAGCTCACCGAGCAATTCACCAACCGCGGGACGTTCTACACAACCGTCTCGGCCGTGAGCACCGCGCTGCTGCTGGGCGCGATCATCGCCGGCAACTACCTCGCGGTGGCGCACCCCAAGACCTGGGATGTGACACAAAATAAGATTCATTCTTTGTCCGACGACACCGTGAAGACGGTGCAGGGCCTGAAGGAGCCGGTGGAGGTCCTGGCGTTCTTCAAGGGCGGCGAGCCCCAGGCCGAGATCTGGGACGCCCTCTTCGCGCGCTACAAGGCATTGGGCGACAAGCTGGTGGTGCGCACGCTGGATCCCGAGAAGGAGCCCGTGCTGGTGAAGGAGGTCGGCCTCACCCGCGGTGGGCCGCACGTGGTGGTGCGCCAGGGCAAGTCGGACGTGAAGGTGGCCACGCCCACCGAAGAAGATCTCACCAATGCGCTCGTGAAGGTGACACACCAGACGCAGCGCAAGATCTACTTCCTCGACGGCCACGGCGAAGCGGGCATCGACGACAAGACGCCCAACGGCATGACCCAGCTCGTGGAGCGAATGGGCAACGAGGGCCTCAAGGCCGCGAAGCTCCCCTTCGGCAACGGCGAGGTGCCCACCGACGCGGCGGCCATCGTCATCGCCGGACCGGAGAAGCCGCTCTTGCCCGCAGAGGTGGCCATCCTTCGCAAGTACCTCGAGGAGGGCGGCCGGGTGATCGCCATGGTCGAGCCCTTTACGCCGACCGGCCTCGAGCCGCTGCTCAAGGACTGGGGCGTGACCATCGACGACGGCGTGATCGTGGACCAGGCCGGCCGCGGCAAGTTCGATAACCCCTTTGCAGCCATTGGCGTGGGCTACGGCGAGCACGCGGTGGTGAAGGGCTTCAACCTCGTCACCGTGTACCCGCAGGCCGCGAGCCTGAGCATGACGCCCGCGCAAGGCGTGAACGCCACGCCGCTGGTGTACACGCTCGGCGCCATGGGCGGCTCGCCCGTGACCTGGGTGGAGACCAACGCCGGCGAGCACAGCAGCTCGCCCGAGGGAAAAGCGAAGGTGGGCCCGCTGAACCTCGCGGCGGTGGCGTCGAAGGCGGCCAAGCCCGGCCAGGGTCAGAAGCGCAGCGACGAGGGCCGGCTCATCGTCATCGGCGATCACGACTTCGCCACCAACGGTAACTTCACAGTCCTTGGCAATGGCGATTTCGCTCTCAATTGTCTCAACTACATGGCCGACCAGAGCGAGCGCATCTCCATCCGCCCGCGCCAGCGCGAGGCGAGCCGCCTCTTCCTGACCGCGACGCAGATGGGCGGCATCCGCTTCTTTGCCACCGAGCTGCCCATTGGCCTGCTCGCGTTCGGGCTGGCCATCTTCTTCAACCGCCGCGCGAAGTAG
- a CDS encoding ABC transporter permease subunit, whose translation MRNTLAIARKELNVYFTTPMAYAAFCFVTVLGSYIFIYCVQGFSRASLMAMQGFYDSTRINLTDLVLTPTLTNLGVLVGFVAPFVTMRLLAEEKRQHTMELLMTTPVRPTEIVLGKFFAAWSVVVVSIGFTFIYPVVLQVYGASAGSTAPIEWATVATGYAGLLLWGGAVVAIGLFVSSRTENQAVAAVIGLAVTFGLWLIAGAASGTTDELAKQIFGDLGWIPHIASMASGSVSTKDIAYFISLMVLALFLTQRTVEAQRWS comes from the coding sequence ATGCGCAACACGCTGGCCATTGCCCGCAAAGAGCTCAACGTCTACTTCACCACGCCGATGGCGTACGCGGCGTTCTGCTTCGTCACGGTGCTGGGCTCGTACATCTTCATCTACTGCGTGCAGGGCTTCTCCCGCGCGTCGCTGATGGCGATGCAGGGCTTCTACGACTCCACGCGCATCAACCTCACCGACCTGGTGCTCACGCCCACGCTGACCAACCTGGGCGTGCTGGTGGGCTTCGTGGCCCCGTTCGTGACCATGCGGCTGCTGGCGGAGGAGAAGCGGCAGCACACCATGGAGCTGCTCATGACCACGCCCGTGCGCCCCACGGAGATCGTGCTGGGCAAGTTCTTTGCCGCTTGGTCCGTGGTCGTGGTGAGCATCGGCTTCACCTTCATCTATCCGGTGGTCTTGCAGGTCTACGGCGCGAGCGCGGGCAGCACCGCGCCCATCGAGTGGGCCACGGTGGCCACGGGCTACGCTGGCCTGCTGCTCTGGGGCGGCGCGGTGGTGGCCATCGGGCTCTTCGTCTCCTCTCGCACCGAGAACCAGGCGGTGGCCGCGGTGATCGGCCTGGCCGTGACCTTCGGGCTCTGGCTCATCGCCGGCGCCGCCTCGGGCACCACCGACGAGCTCGCCAAGCAGATCTTCGGCGACCTCGGGTGGATCCCGCACATCGCCAGCATGGCCTCGGGAAGCGTGAGTACGAAGGACATCGCCTATTTCATCAGCCTGATGGTGCTCGCGCTCTTCCTCACGCAGCGCACCGTCGAGGCCCAGCGTTGGAGCTAG
- a CDS encoding ATP-binding cassette domain-containing protein codes for MIHVENLVKRYRDRVAVDHLSFKVEEGQILGFLGPNGAGKSTTMRILTGFLPASGGTVKVAGLDVFEKPLEVKRQVGYLPELPPLYVDMTVSAYLKFVARLKGVEGKRLKGEVERVAHLTSVTDVLDRVIANISKGYKQRVGMAQALLNDPKVLILDEPTVGLDPKQIHEVRDLIKSLAGKHTIVLSTHIMQEVSATCQKVLIINQGKLVAYDDLTELTQKHRVESREPSLEEVFIKLTAA; via the coding sequence ATGATCCACGTCGAGAACCTGGTCAAGCGCTACCGAGACCGCGTCGCCGTCGACCACCTGAGCTTCAAGGTCGAGGAGGGCCAGATCCTCGGCTTCCTCGGGCCCAACGGCGCGGGCAAGTCGACGACCATGCGCATCCTCACCGGCTTCCTGCCGGCGAGCGGGGGCACCGTGAAGGTCGCCGGCCTCGACGTCTTCGAGAAGCCGCTCGAGGTGAAGCGCCAGGTCGGCTACCTGCCCGAGCTGCCGCCGCTCTACGTGGACATGACCGTGAGCGCGTACTTGAAGTTCGTGGCGCGCTTGAAGGGCGTGGAGGGCAAGCGGCTCAAGGGCGAGGTCGAGCGCGTGGCGCACCTCACCTCCGTGACCGACGTGCTCGACCGCGTCATCGCCAACATCTCCAAGGGCTACAAGCAGCGCGTGGGCATGGCGCAGGCGCTGCTCAACGATCCCAAAGTCTTGATCCTCGACGAGCCGACCGTCGGCCTGGATCCGAAGCAGATCCACGAGGTGCGCGACCTCATCAAGAGCCTCGCGGGCAAGCACACCATCGTGCTCAGCACGCACATCATGCAAGAGGTCAGCGCCACCTGTCAGAAGGTGCTGATCATCAACCAGGGCAAGCTGGTGGCCTACGACGACCTCACCGAGCTCACCCAGAAGCACCGCGTGGAGTCGCGCGAACCGAGCCTGGAAGAAGTGTTCATCAAGCTCACGGCGGCCTAG
- a CDS encoding aspartate kinase yields the protein MSQPILVHKYGGSSVADVEKMKKVAALIAARRAQGYGLVVVVSAMGDTTDELLALAKKVTANPPRRELDMLLTAGERISMALLSMALIEQGTPAISFTGSQSGIITSDDHAQARIIDVRPTRVREELAKGKVVIVAGYQGVSEKREVTTLGRGGSDTTAVAMAAALSAEACEIYSDVDGVFTADPRVVPRAHKLETLAHEEMQELAHCGAKVLNAAAVEFARAKGITIHAKSTFGGGTGTKVVSEPGPDAIRGIATDAEVALLQAERSVDVNALLDFLRGAHAHARELGRRAERHGWAIPMADVHDEGFASELQRRFGGAVRLVTDVARVSAAGRGASKSEVVKALLEAARASSAEVLDVDGQPLSSSIFVARGKLAEVARAAHAALLEG from the coding sequence GTGAGCCAGCCCATCCTCGTCCACAAGTACGGCGGCTCGAGCGTCGCCGACGTGGAGAAGATGAAGAAGGTGGCCGCGCTCATCGCCGCGCGGCGCGCGCAGGGCTACGGGCTGGTGGTCGTCGTCTCCGCGATGGGCGACACCACCGACGAGCTGCTCGCGCTCGCGAAGAAGGTGACCGCGAATCCGCCGCGCCGCGAGCTGGACATGCTGCTCACCGCAGGCGAGCGCATCAGCATGGCGCTCTTGTCGATGGCGCTCATCGAGCAGGGCACGCCGGCCATCAGCTTCACCGGCTCGCAGAGCGGCATCATCACCAGCGACGACCACGCCCAGGCGCGGATCATCGACGTGCGGCCCACGCGGGTGCGCGAGGAGCTCGCGAAGGGAAAGGTGGTCATCGTCGCCGGGTACCAGGGCGTGTCCGAGAAGCGCGAGGTGACCACGCTCGGCCGCGGCGGCTCGGACACCACGGCGGTGGCGATGGCGGCCGCGCTCAGCGCCGAGGCTTGCGAGATCTACAGCGACGTGGACGGCGTCTTCACCGCGGATCCGCGCGTCGTCCCCAGGGCGCACAAGCTGGAGACGCTGGCGCACGAGGAGATGCAGGAGCTCGCGCACTGCGGAGCGAAAGTCCTGAACGCCGCGGCCGTGGAGTTCGCGCGCGCCAAGGGCATCACCATCCACGCCAAGAGCACGTTCGGCGGCGGCACGGGGACGAAGGTCGTATCCGAGCCGGGCCCCGACGCCATCCGCGGCATCGCCACCGACGCCGAGGTCGCGCTGCTGCAGGCCGAGCGCTCGGTGGATGTGAACGCGCTCCTCGATTTTCTCCGCGGCGCGCACGCGCACGCGCGCGAGCTCGGTCGACGCGCGGAGCGGCACGGCTGGGCCATCCCCATGGCCGACGTGCACGACGAAGGCTTCGCGAGCGAGCTCCAGCGTCGCTTCGGCGGCGCGGTGCGCCTGGTGACCGACGTCGCGCGGGTGAGCGCGGCCGGCCGTGGCGCGAGCAAGTCGGAGGTCGTGAAGGCGCTGCTGGAGGCTGCGCGCGCGTCGAGCGCGGAGGTGCTCGACGTCGACGGCCAGCCGCTCTCGAGCTCGATCTTCGTGGCGCGGGGCAAGCTCGCCGAGGTGGCGCGCGCGGCGCACGCGGCGCTGCTCGAGGGCTGA